The genomic segment NNNNNNNNNNNNNNNNNNNNNNNNNNNNNNNNNNNNNNNNNNNNNNNNNNNNNNNNNNNNNNNNNNNNNNNNNNNNNNNNNNNNNNNNNNNNNNNNNNNNNNNNNNNNNNNNNNNNNNNNNNNNNNNNNNNNNNNNNNNNNNNNNNNNNNNNNNNNNNNNNNNNNNNNNNNNNNNNNNNNNNNNNNNNNNNNNNNNNNNNNNNNNNNNNNNNNNNNNNNNNNNNNNNNNNNNNNNNNNNNNNNNNNNNNNNNNNNNNNNNNNNNNNNNNNNNNNNNNNNNNNNNNNNNNNNNNNNNNNNNNNNNNNNNNNNNNNNNNNNNNNNNNNNNNNNNNNNNNNNNNNNNNNNNNNNNNNNNNNNNNNNNNNNNNNNNNNNNNNNNNNNNAAgtcatttacatgtttatagtTGGCCTGAAGGTGAAATGAAGCAAGTTATTGACCTTGGAAATACTGGACTCTTACCTCTTGAGGTAACACTATAACATAAatgtgatgatttgtttttagtatTTAGTAACCAAGAACATTATCTAATCgggttgttgttgtggttggcTGGTTGCAGATTAGGTTCTTGCATGATCCGTCTAAAGATACAGGGTATGTTGGAAGTGCCTTGTCGAGTAATATGATAAGATTTTTCAAGAACAGTGATGATACATGGAGTCATGAGGCAAGTGAAGTTTCTTAATGTTATTCTTGTTTCATGTTTTTTCAAATCTATGATTAAACTGGTCTTGTTTCAGGTGGTTATATCAGTAAAACCGTTGAAGGTCGAAAACTGGATTCTTCCAGAGATGCCGGGTCTTATTACCGACTTCTTGATCTCACTCGATGATCGGTTTTTCTACTTTGTGAACTGGCTTCATGGAGATGTTCGTCAGTACAACATAGAAGACCCTAAAAACCCTGTCCTAACCGGACAGATTTGGGTCGGAGGATTACTACAAAAGGGTAGTCCTTATAAGGCTGTTGGAGAAGATGGTAACACTTACCAATTCGATGTTCCTCAGATCAAGGTTTGTACCAAACACTAATATCTTTGGAACGTTTTGACCGAAGTTTACATTCTAGTGATACTGTTTGTTGTGATGTCAGGGTAACTCTCTACGAGGAGGACCTCAAATGATCCAGCTGAGCCTTGATGGGAAACGTTTGTATGCAACAAACTCGCTGTTCAGCGCATGGGACCGTCAGTTTTACCCGGAAATGATGGAGAAAGGCTCACACATAATCCAAATCGATGTTGACACAGACAAAGGTGGTCTCACCATAAACCCTGACTTCTTTGTAGACTTTGGTGATGAACCAGACGGTCCTGCACTTGCTCATGAGATGAGGTATCCCGGCGGAGACTGCACTTCCGATATCTGGATTTGAATAATTTGGCTTCTCTTAAAGAGTGAAGCTGGCTGGATTTGTGTGATTCACTGTTTGTTATGTTTCAATATAGTGTGTTGTAATAAACAAGTGGTGGCGGCTATTTTCGTGATCCATATCATTAAAGTTGGTTACTACTACTCCTTTGTTGCTTATTTATTATATTCCGTGATAAGAAAACATAACCGATTTAAACCGAATTGAACCGATCAAAACCGGTTGGATTATAGATAACGATACTTCCAAAGTGAACGCTTTCAGATACAGCGTATGTAGACATTTTGAcgaattatatatttatcaagTTTGTCAACGGACATTATCTggttaaattgatttttttgtctaatcTGTTTGTTGCATGGAGacgtattttaattaattataaatacatcACTATACAATAATTCAACTTACTAATTTTGCAGTAATctgattttttaattgaatatcGTTTCTCCTTCACATGCCTAACATGAATTACGTGGATTAGGGTGAGTCATTATATAGAGAACGTTCACTCGCATACGTCCAAAAGCTTCCCGTGTGTTGGCGTTACACTAAAAAAAAGGCACGTTAAGAGACGTGTAGCATAACCACTGTCCCCTGCTATAATACAATTCAAGATTTGACttcacagagagagagagagagagagatatggcgACGGAAACTGAAGTGGTGGCTCCGGTGAGCAACGGCGGAGGCAAAGAATGTTGCAAGTACGGTGGTCCTGGTTACGCCACGCCTCTCGATGCCATGTCTGGTCCTCGTGAAAAGCTCATCTATGTCACTTCCGTCTACGCAGGTACGTACAGATCAAATCTTTTTTCTAATGTTCAAAGAATCAAGATCGAATGTTTTCAGTTAGAATCTTTACTTTTAATTCAATGATTTAGTAGGTCCTGTGGAATCTTCAGATCGGAtcactaatgtttttttttttctattaccgGATCTGATCTTGATGTAGGAAACGATGTCTTATGTCTTTTACTTAAATTGAACAAGAATGTCGGAAAAATACTGGTTCCTCTCTGTATTCTGNNNNNNNNNNNNNNNNNNNNNNNNNNNNNNNNNNNNNNNNNNNNNNNNNNNNNNNNNNNNNNNNNNNNNNNNNNNNNNNNNNNNNNNNNNNNNNNNNNNNNNNNNNNNNNNNNNNNNNNNNNNNNNNNNNNNNNNNNNNNNNNNNNNNNNNNNNNNNNNNNNNNNNNNNNNNNNNNNNNNNNNNNNNNNNNNNNNNNNNNNNNNNNNNNNNNNNNNNNNNNNNNNNNNNNNNNNNNNNNNNNNNNNNNNNNNNNNNNNNNNNNNNNNNNNNNNNNNNNNNNNNNNNNNNNNNNNNNNNNNNNNNNNNNNNNNNNNNNNNNNNNNNNNNNNNNNNNNNNNNNNNNNNNNNNNNNNNNNNNNNNNNNNNNNNNNNNNNNNNNNNNNNNNNNNNNNNNNNNNNNNNNNNNNNNNNNNNNNNNNNNNNNNNNNNNNNNNNNNNNNNNNNNNNNNNNNNNNNNNNNNNNNNNNNNNNNNNNNNNNNNNNNNNNNNNNNNNNNNNNNNNNNNNNNNNNNNNNNNNNNNNNNNNNNNNNNNNNNNNNNNNNNNNNNNNNNNNNNNNNNNNNNNNNNNNNNNNNNNNNNNNNNNNNNNNNNNNNNNNNNNNNNNNNNNNNNNNNNNNNNNNNNNNNNNNNNNNNNNNNNNNNNNNNNNNNNNNNNNNNNNNNNNNNNNNNNNNNNNNNNNNNNNNNNNNNNNNNNNNNNNNNNNNNNNNNNNNNNNNNNNNNNNNNNNNNNNNNNNNNNNNNNNNNNNNNNNNNNNNNNNNNNNNNNNNNNNNNNNNNNNNNNNNNNNNNNNNNNNNNNNNNNNNNNNNNNNNNNNNNNNNNNNNNNNNNNNNNNNNNNNNNNNNNNNNNNNNNNNNNNNNNNNNNNNNNNNNNNNNNNNNNNNNNNNNNNNNNNNNNNNNNNNNNNNNNNNNNNNNNNNNNNNNNNNNNNNNNNNNNNNNNNNNNNNNNNNNNNNNNNNNNNNNNNNNNNNNNNNNNNNNNNNNNNNNNNNNNNNNNNNNNNNNNNNNNNNNNNNNNNNNNNNNNNNNNNNNNNNNNNNNNNNNNNNNNNNNNNNNNNNNNNNNNNNNNNNNNNNNNNNNNNNNNNNNNNNNNNNNNNNNNNNNNNNNNNNNNNNNNNNNNNNNNNNNNNNNNNNNNNNNNNNNNNNNNNNNNNNNNNNNNNNNNNNNNNNNNNNNNNNNNNNNNNNNNNNNNNNNNNNNNNNNNNNNNNNNNNNNNNNNNNNNNNNNNNNNNNNNNNNNNNNNNNNNNNNNNNNNNNNNNNNNNNNNNNNNNNNNNNNNNNNNNNNNNNNNNNNNNNNNNNNNNNNNNNNNNNNNNNNNNNNNNNNNNNNNNNNNNNNNNNNNNNNNNNNNNNNNNNNNNNNNNNNNNNNNNNNNNNNNNNNNNNNNNNNNNNNNNNNNNNNNNNNNNNNNNNNNNNNNNNNNNNNNNNNNNNNNNNNNNNNNNNNNNNNNNNNNNNNNNNNNNNNNNNNNNNNNNNNNNNNNNNNNNNNNNNNNNNNNNNNNNNNNNNNNNNNNNNNNNNNNNNNNNNNNNNNNNNNNNNNNNNNNNNNNNNNNNNNNNNNNNNNNNNNNNNNNNNNNNNNNNNNNNNNNNNNNNNNNNNNNNNNNNNNNNNNNNNNNNNNNNNNNNNNNNNNNNNNNNNNNNNNNNNNNNNNNNNNNNNNNNNNNNNNNNNNNNNNNNNNNNNNNNNNNNNNNNNNNNNNNNNNNNNNNNNNNNNNNNNNNNNNNNNNNNNNNNNNNNNNNNNNNNNNNNNNNNNNNNNNNNNNNNNNNNNNNNNNNNNNNNNNNNNNNNNNNNNNNNNNNNNNNNNNNNNNNNNNNNNNNNNNNNNNNNNNNNNNNNNNNNNNNNNNNNNNNNNNNNNNNNNNNNNNNNNNNNNNNNNNNNNNNNNNNNNNNNNNNNNNNNNNNNNNNNNNNNNNNNNNNNNNNNNNNNNNNNNNNNNNNNNNNNNNNNNNNNNNNNNNNNNNNNNNNNNNNNNNNNNNNNNNNNNNNNNNNNNNNNNNNNNNNNNNNNNNNNNNNNNNNNNNNNNNNNNNNNNNNNNNNNNNNNNNNNNNNNNNNNNNNNNNNNNNNNNNNNNNNNNNNNNNNNNNNNNNNNNNNNNNNNNNNNNNNNNNNNNNNNNNNNNNNNNNNNNNNNNNNNNNNNNNNNNNNNNNNNNNNNNNNNNNNNNNNNNNNNNNNNNNNNNGTAGTttctgaatcttttttttttttttttttttttggttcttacaAATCTATGACTAACCAGCAAACTTGTTTTAGGTGGTTATATCAGTTAAACCCCTGAAAGTAGAAAACTGGATTCTTGCAGAGATGCCTGGGCTTATCACCGACTTCTTGATCTCCCTAGATGACCGATTTCTCTACTTTGTGAACTGGCTCCATGGAGACGTTCGTCAGTACAACATCGAGGACCCTAAGAACCCTGTCTTAACAGGACAAATTTGGGTCGGAGGGTTACTAAAAAAGGGCAGTCCTGTTAAGGTGGTTGGAGAAGACGGTAACACTTATCAAATTGATGTTCCTCAGATCAAGGTTTGTGCCAGAAATTTTAATCTTTTGAGGATTTAATTAAGTTTCACATTTTGCATAACATAGAAGCTCTGTTTTGGTGGATGTCAGGGTAACTCTCTACGCGGAGGACCTCAAATGATCCAGCTGAGCCTTGATGGGAAACGTTTGTATGCAACAAACTCGCTGTTCAGCGCATGGGATCGTCAGTTTTACCCGGAAATCATGGAGAAAGGCTCACACATAATTCAAATTGATGTTGATACAGACAAAGGTGGTCTCACCTTAAACCCTGACTTGTTTGTAGACTTTGGTGATGAACCAGACGGTCCTGCGCTTGCCCATGAGATGAGATATCCAGGTGGAGACTGCACCTCAGATATCTGGATTTGAATTGGGGATGTTTAAAGAGTGACTTATGTGTGTGAAGTTTAAAATGAGTTTTATTGGTTGTTGTGTGTTATGTAAAAGTTGAATAAAAAAGGGAGTAAGAAGAGGTCATTAGATGATCCAGATAAAATACTTGTTTGTACACTTAAGTTAGGCTCCTTGTGTCTCTTANgggttttttttttaaaaggaactGGAATAGAGAAACCGGATTATTTGGCGACGGTGGATGTNTGTTTGTTGCATGGAGacgtattttaattaattataaatacatcACTATACAATAATTCAACTTACTAATTTTGCAGTAATctgattttttaattgaatatcGTTTCTCCTTCACATGCCTAACATGAATTACGTGGATTAGGGTGAGTCATTATATAGAGAACGTTCACTCGCATACGTCCAAAAGCTTCCCGTGTGTTGGCGTTACACTAAAAAAAAGGCACGTTAAGAGACGTGTAGCATAACCACTGTCCCCTGCTATAATACAATTCAAGATTTGACttcacagagagagagagagagagagatatggcgACGGAAACTGAAGTGGTGGCTCCGGTGAGCAACGGCGGAGGCAAAGAATGTTGCAAGTACGGTGGTCCTGGTTACGCCACGCCTCTCGATGCCATGTCTGGTCCTCGTGAAAAGCTCATCTATGTCACTTCCGTCTACGCAGGTACGTACAGATCAAATCTTTTTTCTAATGTTCAAAGAATCAAGATCGAATGTTTTCAGTTAGAATCTTTACTTTTAATTCAATGATTTAGTAGGTCCTGTGGAATCTTCAGATCGGAtcactaatgtttttttttttctattaccgGATCTGATCTTGATGTAGGAAACGATGTCTTATGTCTTTTACTTAAATTGAACAAGAATGTCGGAAAAAT from the Camelina sativa cultivar DH55 chromosome 12, Cs, whole genome shotgun sequence genome contains:
- the LOC104732273 gene encoding selenium-binding protein 2 isoform X2, giving the protein MATETVLATAVSNGGGSKICCKSGPGYATPLAAMAGPREKLIYVTALYSGTGRDKPDYLATVDVDPSSPTYSSVIHRLKMPYVGDELHHTGWNSCSSCHGDASADRRYLVLPGLISGRIYAIDTKTDPKAPSLYKVVEPKEIAEKTGLAFPHTSHCLASGDMLVSCLGDREGNAKGNGFLLLDSDFNVKSRWDKPGNSPLFGYDFWYQPRFKTMISTSWGAPKAFSKGFDLQHVADGLYGSHLHVYSWPEGEMKQVIDLGNTGLLPLEIRFLHDPSKDTGYVGSALSSNMIRFFKNSDDTWSHEVVISVKPLKVENWILAEMPGLITDFLISLDDRFLYFVNWLHGDVRQYNIEDPKNPVLTGQIWVGGLLKKGSPVKVVGEDGNTYQIDVPQIKGNSLRGGPQMIQLSLDGKRLYATNSLFSAWDRQFYPEIMEKGSHIIQIDVDTDKGGLTLNPDLFVDFGDEPDGPALAHEMRYPGGDCTSDIWI